The Primulina huaijiensis isolate GDHJ02 chromosome 18, ASM1229523v2, whole genome shotgun sequence DNA window TATAAATCATTTGTCCTCAAACACGAACCCCATGGATTTATTAAAGTTAGCCTATAAGGCAAAACGGTCCTTTCAATTTCTTGCCAATATTCTATCTAACAAAATAGATCTGGCGAATTACCCTCTTACCCAAGATGCCTCGGCGAGTGCTTATCAGATCATGAGTTACTTTTTGTTGGATGAAAGCATGGCAATAAGAACGAATCTGATTCCGCACCCTTTCGGTGAAATCCAAGATGTAGATTCTTATATGCTCAAAGATCTTCAGGAGTACATAAAAGCAGAACTTGGAGATTCAAATCTATCACATACAGTTAACGACAAACTCACTCGTAAGATAGCCAAAGGCATCTTTATGCCAATAATCTATGGTAAAGCACTAATGAGCATAGCGTGCGATCTCAAAAACTCTCTCTCTAACGTCATAACTTCTAAGGAATGCTTCATGGTAGCATCGATCTGCTTCAAGTTCTGGAAAGCCAAATATCCACACATGGAATGCCTTATCCGGTTGATCCATCATATAGGATGGATAGCGTCAGCTAGTGATAGGCCTGTTTACTATAAAGCCTATAACTTTACCACGATACAAAATTATACGAAAATGGAGCCAATAAAAATATGGGTTTATGATAAAAAGAATAAGAGGAGACGCCGGGTCACTCTCAGAGTCTCTTCTGATAAGAAAGATACAAGGAAGACTGAAACATCAACCTTCGTTAACTTCATCCATCAAAGGGATGCCCATATAGCCATGGCAGTAGTCAATACAATATTGAGAGTAGATGGTCCAATATATACGGTTCACGAAAACTTTATAACAACAGCAAAATATAGCAAACTTGCACCAAAGATTTATAGCAGCACCATTTGTGAGATGGTCCCCCCACTTTTCATCATCAACGAGTTCATCCGCCTATTTTCAAAGTTAAGGCAGAATCGCTATATCTGAATGAGAGACTCAGTGAGGTAATCTCACAAGATATGCTTGATTATTACTTAAAGGCAAATATACCATCTAACATAAGTTCTCAGATGAAGAAAATTTGGAATGAAAGGATCTCGAGAATACTTTCCTCTTACGAGAACTATATTCATAATGTATGCATAAAAACCCCTACGCAGGCGGGTCATGAACAAAAGTGGGAAGAATTCAAGTTAAAGATAGGAGGTCGGGAAGGATGTCAACATTACTCTGTACACTATTAAGATGGCCTACACCACATCCAGCGGAACAACAGGACAGTTGTTGAATCGGTTGTATCAAAAGATTGAACGAACAACCCACCAAGATCCACATCCAGGGTTAATCATAGCATCACATCACTTCATTGAGCCTTACCCTCTTATTAACGAAATTGACCTACTCAGTAGTGCAATCATGGATCTCATCATCCAGTATTCTTACCCAACGATAGAAAGTTACGCAAAGTTCACAATATTATATACCATGAAACTCTCTTACTCCGAGGAGGACACATTTACGCTTGGTCAAGCAATCACCTTGACAACTcatgtaatgcccggttactcgtacaaatgattagtaatacgtttatgtcattatagatagttatttagctcattatgttttacatattgattgaagTATCACTATTGAGaatgaacatgacttttatattgttcatggtgtattgagaatgaatatatgtctaaatagttatagtaagatgtgtaggtagaagtagtgttatgaagttgataggaaatgagatgacattgtggtagtttttacgagttttagcataatgatttgaatattgatccaaattgagtgaggttataaccattagaaagctaagatataatgcaacaactttcatgttttgggttttgtacaaatcattgtgaaaaacaagccaaaagtgccccgaagtgtatcgtgtataccgtcattccctcactgacacatgttaggagaatgagcataaatttttactcagacctccaaatgaccttaCGCTAATTgaagattcaagccaagacatagggatacaactttcatgttcaccactttttcagattatgaacgaaaaatacgtttctggagcgatctttaaTGACGTAGTGCATAGaggcagaacaggtggcgctcgagcggtagaaaatgaccgctcgagcaCCGGTGCACGAACTTTTCATCTTTTGGGCAGAatgtttggcgcccgagcggtaatatattaccgcccgaTCGCCGCTGAGTATAAATAAGGATAAGTTTCGAGTTTCTAAGCCATTTCTTCAGTACCTTCCTTTCTTTATCAGCAAAAACTCGAAGTAAACCAAGAAACCCTTCCTCCAAAAGctctcttcttcattcctttaaTCACTTTGAGGTAaaaacttagttctccatcacaagaacttcataagggtgtatGGTTTCCTCtctttttgttattattaatgtAGAGGAGCAAACTTCACCTGGACTAGACAtagtaattgaattattgatatgtttgacagcataggaaagagaaacatcgtctcaaaccagtgttcttgcGCTTGGAccgtaagttggcatgttcttgaagtaatacatgagtaatattatgatttcaaataagtcccattgattattgctatatgtatattgttagtatcttattgatgaaaatatagcaccatattccattgttatgtattaaatatgtaagaaactcatgaataatgatgatgggtgctatgttttgaacatgaacatgaagaTGGACATgaaaaagattgatttttacatgatatagagcttgttgacatcatgggtggttttaagtccaccaaacctattggccaatatatgttaatggggcgtggggttgccaaaggttgctccctgacgttcaagacagtagtagctatataataaagcaagcacggcagtacaggtcaacaaatgaggctcaagtacaaaaatgaacatgaatatatgttatgatatgacatgatttaaagattcattgttgatcacgacttgatatgtatactccttctacgcatattgatacatacaagtgccaacttattgagttttataaactcacgtagcttatgtattacaggatcaggtagtggagaggCGTAGGATGCcagttcgccaatggatgcttgtgacgtgctttacctcgacaagaaccggaatatcttattgtatagcttccgcatatgtattttagtaaattttaagTCAGGATTTGAAACAAttccatgttatgtatgatgatacaaaatatgtttgtatatgagaatatgtttataagtgtgtataaatagtattgcttgagtttttggtgtatacaaaatatagggacatcatgccaaaatttttataaacggtcaaagtgatgcctcttgtttgatttgcttcatactatagttatatcattcaaaccttattttgattatggtaattatgctaagtatatagtaagggtgtgacattttagttggtataagagcccacggttcttcgacagggaagccactgcacttcatccacatggagaactcggcaagtaagtatctttgtatcccatagtttatgctaagttatgtgtctatgtgaactatatgtaggttaagataagcgacgatgccacctTAAAGTAAGTTgcatgaaggagagtcatctaagggcaaagcaccagcggtcgaaggtgagggcagtgcaccacgacctatagatgattttgctcagctgctccaacaacaagcgaaagtccatggggagcagatacatcaattactggagatgcaaaggactacacatgagcaggcacatgcacaagccatgatccccagacaagggcctgttcaaactgatgtgtatgatcCTTTTCGGCGTCTGAATCCTCcggaattcatgggaagcaccgatccagcagtagcagaagtgtggattaagtcattggagtccatattctcctaccttcatatggaagatgttgacaaagtaacttgtgccgtctttttattaacaaaacatgcaagaatatggtgggagagtgcaagggttgcattaccggttggatcattgacatgggaaactttcaaaaccgttttttacaacaagtattttagtaaagatgtacgagcaaagaaagccagcgatttccttaacctgcagcaaggaaccatgtcaatgacagaatacatacaacaatttgaggctggtgtccaatatgtaccgtatatggcacaagatgacacaagtaagggccaacacttcatgcggggacttcgctctgaaattaaaagagatgtacgcatgtcgaaagttgctacatacggggagatagtagaaagagcacttatggcagaacaagatgaacatgacattAACAGGGACAtgcaacaacgaaggcagcagtactttcagaagagacAAGGAACAgaacaaggcaaaaagactgatagtaCAGGTACTCGAAtcagtatttgattgattgatatggttatagacagagcacgttGAGAtttggattggaattgttgagttgtgaatatgtgtgaggacagaaggtctcgcgcatatgcacggctggtggacgcgcatatgcgtgagctgTGTGATTCCAAGATGTgtcgagacgaaggtctcgcgcatatgcgcgacaagaggcacgcatatgcgcgaggtgtccagtagccaagatgttatttccagagaatgtcgcgcatatgcgcgagcagctgaTACAGCCAAGCGCCGAGACCGAAagtctcgcgcacatgcgccagtgagggtcgcgcatatgcgcgagacgtgcagaccaaagaataagccatgtgtccttgccatacatatataatgtgttatcTTCATTCCCAGCTTGATATGGATGAGACAGAGACAAGAAAAGCTTCAGAATTTCCTTCAAAGTTGCATCCTAGCTTAGATTGATGGTTTCgcaagatccggccaaccgaatttgaatccgagtcTATATTTGTGCTCCTCTTATTATTAGCTTCagaaggatgtaagtattaatacattcagcatgttttgaagttgagatgattggagaaatcagagtttgattgttattatttgttcttgtgattattgggaacgtttattcgcaaccggatcgaagaacggttatgatatgcgatttttgtataaatttcagcatgtcttgatttgagttatgtagattttgagatgatggaatatatttgggatgattatgagttattgatattgattattgataattgagttgaccggtatcgcgagattacgccgttacgccgtcgaaatataccgagattgaatattgatccatatgtgtgttcctttgagttagaggttgatatggtacatttttTCATGTCGTTGCACATCTGTGTTGGTatatttgatatcgagatttcaagacttcgattTATTCAATCgaaactacgacaagaaaggtataattcatgttggttcgggaagatacaactcgagttagatttgattcgagtttcccaaaatcaaatactagatttctatacctttctatgattgtgttttattttgatttatgtataagcattgagataggagagtcattggcagaattgccaagttccaGATGtttggtggtatcgaagcacaggagaagatcgacgccggttgtagatattcgatacagacagggccgaagtctaggaataagacataccgccaccacgatttggagggtaggtgggagacttgttacgtcttattcacacagggatccctagatttagatatgagtcgagtcaagaataagagtcggAGATGTGTTATCTATATTCATTAATGTGTTACGATTAATGATTcatatattatgattttgtattcaattgcatgacatgcatgtatacatgttttatactgggatttgttctcaccggagtatccggctgttgttgtgtctgtatgtgtgcataacaacaggtgggacaggatcagggtcaagacaaagatgagagatcgagatagcgtggtgattacgggcatagacaatgaactagtggttctacatgttgatctgtagtttttttttaaaaaacgctagtttgtatgactgtaatgaatcaagacatgtatttacttcagttgaaataaaatagagatatcatttgtgtatgatttatata harbors:
- the LOC140963940 gene encoding probable DNA-directed RNA polymerase — translated: MEKLTILLRESYMKNNVIKLYASFSEIIHIVSKHIQCSRYEQMILKLAKAYEGYQFYLPAFLDFRGRIYRSRVLHFHEHDLARSLVLFAEDKSKYLDNKEISNIYAATGFLYKSFVSEDEAIQVINHLSSNTNPMDLLKLAYKAKRSFQFLANILSNKIDLANYPLTQDASASAYQIMSYFLLDESMAIRTNLIPHPFGEIQDVDSYMLKDLQEYIKAELGDSNLSHTVNDKLTRKIAKGIFMPIIYGKALMSIACDLKNSLSNVITSKECFMVASICFKFWKAKYPHMECLIRLIHHIGWIASASDRPVYYKAYNFTTIQNYTKMEPIKIWVYDKKNKRRRRVTLRVSSDKKDTRKTETSTFVNFIHQRDAHIAMAVVNTILRVDGPIYTVHENFITTAKYSKLAPKIYSSTICEMVPPLFIINEFIRLFSKLRQNRYI